CACCATAACGCTAGCGGTTGAGATCAGTGCGTTTGCTGTCCCTCCAAGCTTCACTAAGCTTCCTATCACCAGCGTTAGCAGCGAGAGTATCAGAATGGGGATTGTGGAAAGCATCAGAGACCTACAACCACACTTAGGTAATGTTACATTTTGTTCACATTTGATTCAGctaaaaagagaaacaaaaggagAGAGAACTTGCCTTCTTCCAGATACATCCATTAACCTCATGGAAACAAGAATGCAAGGAAGCATGAAGAGTGTAGTTAAGGAGCTTATGAGGAGCGATGCAGACTCTGCACCTATTCCAAGGTTTGACAAAAGACTTGAAACACCTGTTTCTTTCAGTATTTGAGGTGTGTAATACATCACTCCATTTATTCCTGCAAACTGCAAACATGCTTCCTCTCCTTTATTTgttatgagtttttaaaaatattaaataaaaaaatcattacctGTTGTAGTATCTGAAGTCCCACTCCAACCATCAAAGCTCTCTTCACACCAGGTTCCTTCAGCTCCCTCCAGCCAGGACCAGCCTTAATCTCCTTTGGCCACATTGCAGTCTCTCCTTTGGTTCCAGGAATCATAGAAGCTTGACTCACAAGTGCAGCAGCCTGAATGTATCCACTCTGTTCAGAAACACCAGCTTCTGTGTGGAAGGAGAGAAGTGATCCACGTCGCGAAAAGCCAGTGTTATTGGGTTTGTTGTTGGAACTCTCCTCGTGAATATACATTCTCTGTAACCCTCCGTTGACTCTCTGACCATCTGCACCAACCTTATCATTATACTTCCACGCCAGTTGCCACCCACCACCTATGCTTGTAGCAGTCGCCGTCTCACCAACGTTTGCCATAAACAAACTGCTCTGTCTGCCGTGCATGGTCCCAACGGAACCAGACTCAGTGGTCTGCGGAGAAAGCAGAGGGCTGTTCAAGCTTTCATCATGTTCAGAGCTGTCATCATTGTTCCTCTCTGGATCCCACTGAGACTCCTGCCTTCCCATTAGTCCTAGTATACTTCCCATGTTTGGGAAGATCATGCTGCGTGATGATGATGAGTTCATGTTCTCGGAAGGAAGCTTCTCGTGAATGCTGCCAAAGAGAGTGACCACTGGGTCGATGAGGGATCCACCACGAGTTATCATGCTTCCTTGCCGTGACGCTAATGCTAGAGAACTCGGTCCTTTCACTGGCTTAGCCATCCATGACTGTCCATCCTCTGGACCGTATAGTCTTATCTGGTCTTTCCTGGGTAGTTCATGTCCTCCCTCGCTTACCTCGTTGTCTGGTCCAATCACGTACTCTTCTATCGACGTGTCTTTTCCCACCCCAAGCCCTTCTACCAGCAGAGCAAGCTCGCCtagaacacacacacacaccgaGTTAGTCTTATGTCAAAAACTTAACAATCTATtagtaggcctgggcatttggTTTCGCTTAGGTTGTGTATTTCGAGTATGATCAGGTACTACTTTACTATTTTCGGTCTGGGTTCGTTCGGTAGTAAAACTAGAATCAGAAAATACCCGGTTATTTCGGATAATTTAGGTAAATTATCAGGTATTTTGGATAAATCAGATAAAATATcggataatttaaattatttttgatattttggacAAAAATATTCGGATAGTTTCAAATAGTTCagatactttttaataatttgtttttaagaattttcagatatttttaatagacttttagattatatatatttggttatgttatctttatatataactaaaaattttatatagtcGGGTATCCGTTCGGTTCTAGTTCGTTTCggttattttagatataaaaatataaaaactcgTTCAGGTATTTGAGGGTTTCTGTGCGGTTTCGGATATTTCAGTTCGGTTCAGGTTTCTTTTTCAGGCCTAGGCGCCTAGGTATTAGTGTTCATTACAGACAAACCTGAAACATCTTCTCTTCCACGGAGTCTCTGCAGTACCTGTCTAGCTTCTTCCATCCGCCCCTTGCTGGCAAGCCACCTTGGAGATTCAGGCAAGAAGAAGGCCGCAAGTATGAAGTAAAGAACCGAAGGAATCGACAGAACACCAAGCATCAGCCTCCAGCTTGGAGATTCTTGAAGAGACATTCCAAAGACAAGACAATACGAAAGAAACATCCCACCAGAGCCACAGAACTGTGGGAAAGTGTTGAGCAAACCTCTGATCTCAGAAGGTGCGGTCTCAGAGATGTAAATGGGAACGAGAGTGACAGCTAAACCGATTCCAAACCCATCGAGCAGCCTTGCGAAAAGGAGAACGTAGACATTGGGAGACCAAAACATGACGAGGCTACTAAGAAAAtagagaagagaggagagtaTTAGCATCGAACGCCTTCCTACTTTGTCGGAGACTGGACCGGAAAAAGTTGTAATCATAGTGGCTCCAATGAGAGACATGGCGACGATGAGTCCTTCAATCTTTGGTTCTTTCTCTAAATGAAATTCTTTCTTTATGTAAATAACAGCTCCTGCCACCAATATAgaaatcaaatattaatcaTGGCTTTGTTATTATTAAGTATGTAACgaagaaaagaaagaggaaGTACCTGCGATGGTGGCATTGTCCCAACCCTGCAACATATTGCCTATAGCAGCGGCTAACGAAACAAGCACTACACTCCTCATCTTGTTAATAGTGATGTTACTTCT
The window above is part of the Brassica napus cultivar Da-Ae chromosome C8, Da-Ae, whole genome shotgun sequence genome. Proteins encoded here:
- the LOC106364843 gene encoding monosaccharide-sensing protein 3 gives rise to the protein MRSVVLVSLAAAIGNMLQGWDNATIAGAVIYIKKEFHLEKEPKIEGLIVAMSLIGATMITTFSGPVSDKVGRRSMLILSSLLYFLSSLVMFWSPNVYVLLFARLLDGFGIGLAVTLVPIYISETAPSEIRGLLNTFPQFCGSGGMFLSYCLVFGMSLQESPSWRLMLGVLSIPSVLYFILAAFFLPESPRWLASKGRMEEARQVLQRLRGREDVSGELALLVEGLGVGKDTSIEEYVIGPDNEVSEGGHELPRKDQIRLYGPEDGQSWMAKPVKGPSSLALASRQGSMITRGGSLIDPVVTLFGSIHEKLPSENMNSSSSRSMIFPNMGSILGLMGRQESQWDPERNNDDSSEHDESLNSPLLSPQTTESGSVGTMHGRQSSLFMANVGETATATSIGGGWQLAWKYNDKVGADGQRVNGGLQRMYIHEESSNNKPNNTGFSRRGSLLSFHTEAGVSEQSGYIQAAALVSQASMIPGTKGETAMWPKEIKAGPGWRELKEPGVKRALMVGVGLQILQQFAGINGVMYYTPQILKETGVSSLLSNLGIGAESASLLISSLTTLFMLPCILVSMRLMDVSGRRSLMLSTIPILILSLLTLVIGSLVKLGGTANALISTASVMVYLSCFVMGFGAIPNILCSEIFPTSVRGLCITICALTFWICDIIVTYTLPVMLKSLGLAGVFGIYAFVCAVAWVFVYLKVPETKGMPLEVISEFFSVGAKQQDAASFVSV